A window from Gossypium raimondii isolate GPD5lz chromosome 7, ASM2569854v1, whole genome shotgun sequence encodes these proteins:
- the LOC105763241 gene encoding uncharacterized protein LOC105763241 produces MTRLKILLFDFDIVYVNQKAVKGSAIENFLASRALKDYESLNVDFPNEDMMYVATTEEDAQEGHLWKLNFDGVSNAMGNRIGAVLVSPNKDHYLFTSKLNFGCTNNMTEYKACIMGIREAIKPKIKVLEVYEDSALVIYQLKGEWEMRDPKLTNYQRLVLELIKEFDDITFCYLPRDENQMTDALTTLASMVKVNRQKDVKPIPMSIYEAPAHCYNIEEEENDDNPWYHNILRYVKNREYLDQATENNKRTLRRLTNGYILDGEIVYKRRKD; encoded by the coding sequence ATGACCCGATTGAAAATTCTGCTTTTCGATTTTGATATTGTCTATGTGAACCAAAAGGCAgtaaaagggagtgcaatagaaaattttctagcCAGTAGAGCtctaaaagattatgagtcttTGAACGttgatttcccgaatgaagatATGATGTATGTTGCAACCACTGAAGAAGATGCTCAAGAAGGACATCTttggaaactaaattttgaTGGAGTTTCAAACGCTATGGGTAACAGAATCGGGGCAGTCCTGGTATCCCCAAACAAAGATCATTATCTCTTTACtagtaaattgaattttggttgcACAAACAATATGACAGAATACAAagcatgcatcatgggtatccgTGAAGCAATAAAACCCAAGATCAAGGTACTGGAGGTATATGAAGATTCTGCACTAGTAATCTATCAACTCAAAGGAGAATGGGAGATGAGAGACCCCAAGTTGACCAATTATCAAAGGCTGGTCCTTGAATTAATTAAGGAGTTCGATGACATCACTTTCTGCTACCTCCCGCGAGATGAAAATCAGATGACTGACGCCCTGACTACTTTAGCTTCTATGGTCAAAGTGAACAGACAAAAGGATGTAAAACCTATCCCGATGAGTATTTATGAGGCTCCAGCCCATTGTTACAACatcgaggaagaagaaaatgatgatAATCCTTGGTACCACAATATACTGcgatatgtgaagaatcgtgaATACCTTGATCAAGCAACCGAGAATAATAAAAGGACATTGAGAAGATTGACCAATGGATATatcttagatggggagatcgtatacaaaagaagaaaggatTAG